CCGCACGGCCGGGAAGGCCGCCAGCAGGTGGTGGAGCCCTTTCTGATCGGCCAGGCGGGCGGCGGTCACGACGAGAGGAGCGTCTGGCGGCAGGCCGCACTCCGCTCGCACGGCCGGGCGGCACGCCGGATCGGCCGGCGCGTCCGGTTGGGGAACGCCGTTGTGAATGGTGCGGACTTCCCGGGCGAGCAGGCCCCGCCGCTGGAGATCGCGCCGGATGAAGTCCGAGCACCCCACCACGCTGTCGGCCCCGAGGCTGAACATGAGCGCGACCCCCGCCTTGACCCGATCGCGCCAGACGCCATGGGCCGAGGCGATCACGGCCACCCGGCGCCGTGAACCCCGGGCTCGAAACGGGAGTGACGAGGCCAGGCGAGCGGCCAGGGCGGTCGTGGGCGAGTTGGCGTGGACCACCGCGATGCCGTGCGCCGCCACCAGGTCGGCGATCGTGCGCGCTAGCGCCAGGATGCCGCGCGGGGACTTGTCGTGGGCCGCGCACCGTACCCAGGTGACGCGCGGATCGAGCATTCCCGCGAGGGGGCCGGCGTCCGCGGCGACCCAGACCCGGTGCCCGCGGCGGCACAGTTCGGCCGACAGGCCGAGCACGAAGTGCTCCGCGCCTCCCAGCCCCAGCTTGTTGATGACGATCAGGACGTTCAAGGGCGGACCTCCTCGGCGGGCCGCGCGCCCGCGCGCCGCGGGCGCGCCTCCGCCAGCAACCCGGCGAAGAACTCCATGTAGCGGGCTACCGCCGGTTCGACGCCGAAGTCGGCCCCGCGGCGCCGCGCCCCATCCCCGAGGCGGGCGGCCAGCGCCGGATCGGCGAGCACGCGCAGGATTCCTCCCGCGAGCCTCCCGACGTCGCCGGCCGGGACCAGCAGGCCGTCCACGCCGTCCGTCACGATCTCCCTGGGGCCCTCCGGGCAATCGAACGCGACGACCGCCTTGCCCAGGGCCATCGCCTCGATGAGCACGGTGGGGAAGCTCTCGATCAGCGAGGACAGGACGAAGAGGTCGGCCCGGGCCAGCCAGTCGTACGGCGTGGGGCGGTATCCCAGGAAGACCGTGCGCTCGGCGATCCCCAGATCCCGGGCCAGCCTTTCGAGGCGGGGGCCCTCGGGCCCCGAGCCCACGATCGCCAGGCGCGCCGGGCGTACCTGCAAGACCTGCCGGAATGCCTCCAGGAGGAGGTCGAAACCCTTTTCGGGGCTCAATCGGCCGGCCCCGACGATCAGCGGCAGGCCGTCGGCGGGCCAGGGAGGCTCGACCGGGCGGCTGGCCAGGGCACCCAGGTTTGGCGGCACGACCGGGTTGTAGAGGACGCGGATGCGCTCGGCCGGCACGCCCAGCACTTGCCGCATCTCACGCGCCACGCCCCGCGAGATGGCCACGACGGCGTCGGCCCGCCTGGAGAGCGCGGGCAGCACCAGGGGCAGGATCTGGTCGACCGGGCGGCGCGGCATGCGCGGATCGCGCAGCCAGCGGGCGAGGAGCGTGTGCTCCGCCAGCACCAGGCGCGTGGAGGCGGATCGGGCG
The nucleotide sequence above comes from Candidatus Tanganyikabacteria bacterium. Encoded proteins:
- a CDS encoding glycosyltransferase, producing MLRTNPGPGPTVLFYLDRLAVGGPERVVVNLVAGLAGAGWRPAVALDQAAGELLPEIPPGVPVFDLGARRFPRAVKRLADLLSRERPDILVSQRAYLNVAAALAHAGARSASTRLVLAEHTLLARWLRDPRMPRRPVDQILPLVLPALSRRADAVVAISRGVAREMRQVLGVPAERIRVLYNPVVPPNLGALASRPVEPPWPADGLPLIVGAGRLSPEKGFDLLLEAFRQVLQVRPARLAIVGSGPEGPRLERLARDLGIAERTVFLGYRPTPYDWLARADLFVLSSLIESFPTVLIEAMALGKAVVAFDCPEGPREIVTDGVDGLLVPAGDVGRLAGGILRVLADPALAARLGDGARRRGADFGVEPAVARYMEFFAGLLAEARPRRAGARPAEEVRP
- a CDS encoding glycosyltransferase; protein product: MNVLIVINKLGLGGAEHFVLGLSAELCRRGHRVWVAADAGPLAGMLDPRVTWVRCAAHDKSPRGILALARTIADLVAAHGIAVVHANSPTTALAARLASSLPFRARGSRRRVAVIASAHGVWRDRVKAGVALMFSLGADSVVGCSDFIRRDLQRRGLLAREVRTIHNGVPQPDAPADPACRPAVRAECGLPPDAPLVVTAARLADQKGLHHLLAAFPAVRARVPGAALLVAGEGERRADLEREARDLGLDGAVRFLGRRDDVSRLLAAADVFCLPSLSEGLPLAIAEAMAAGLPVVATPVGGVPEIVQDGETGFLVPPGDAGALAARLAALLADARLREQMGAWGRLRASRHFSLERMATRFEALYERHAR